A section of the Saccopteryx leptura isolate mSacLep1 chromosome 6, mSacLep1_pri_phased_curated, whole genome shotgun sequence genome encodes:
- the LOC136376999 gene encoding proline-rich protein 2-like → MKTTQLPPGHGPPTGRKEGSEGASRPHAEPRERREGEGPAPPGGRRGAGRSLHLPPRRGGWSRDRSARRREGTRGSGQHAPARGSKPSAPSDPAAAPAPGHPSRPQRARHPPDPGRTAAGRARAGPRSREAREAGRGGRRLRSTRERRRVSVPRSVSAKGMPPALTCPLAPSRSGTGATLQPTHRPPQPSPRRRQRRLPDGRGGTAARDGPAAAAQSGSAHPRAPPRTATATTHWPAAERMGAVPPPYHFARVPPQPLGLPAPEA, encoded by the coding sequence ATGAAAACCACACAGCTGCCACCCGGCCACGGGCCGCCgacgggaaggaaggaaggaagcgaGGGCGCGAGCCGGCCGCACGCAGAGCCCCGCGAGCGGCGCGAGGGAGAGGGCCCGGCCCCGCCCGGTGGGCGCAGAGGAGCCGGGCGCTCCCTGCACCTGCCGCCACGCAGGGGCGGGTGGAGCCGCGACCGGAGCGCCAGGCGCCGGGAAGGGACGCGGGGCAGCGGCCAGCACGCCCCGGCCAGAGGGTCAAAGCCAAGCGCGCCCTCCGACCCCGCCGCGGCTCCCGCGCCCGGCCACCCCTCCAGGCCCCAGCGCGCACGCCATCCCCCGGACCCCGGACGCACAGCGGCCGGCCGGGCGCGGGCCGGACCTCGGTCGAGGGAGGCGAGGGAGGCCGGCCGGGGTGGGAGGCGGCTTCGCAGTACTCGGGAGCGACGGCGCGTGTCTGTCCCGAGATCCGTGAGCGCCAAGGGGATGCCGCCGGCACTCACCTGCCCGCTCGCCCCTTCGCGCAGTGGCACCGGCGCCACACTCCAGCCGACCCACCGTCCGCCTCAACCAAGCCCCAGacggcggcagcggcggctgcCGGACGGGAGGGGCGGGACGGCGGCCAGAGACGGCCCCGCCGCCGCGGCCCAATCCGGCTCCGCCCACCCCCGGGCCCCGCCCCGAaccgccaccgccaccacccATTGGCCCGCGGCTGAACGCATGGGCGCGGTCCCGCCCCCCTATCATTTCGCTAGGGTTCCTCCCCAGCCATTGGGCCTACCGGCTCCGGAGGCCTGA
- the CCNK gene encoding cyclin-K, with protein MKENKENSSPSVASANLDHTKPCWYWDKKDLAHTPSQLEGLDPATEARYRREGARFIFDVGTRLGLHYDTLATGIIYFHRFYMFHSFKQFPRYVTGACCLFLAGKVEETPKKCKDIIKTARSLLNDVQFGQFGDDPKEEVMVLERILLQTIKFDLQVEHPYQFLLKYAKQLKGDKNKIQKLVQMAWTFVNDSLCTTLSLQWEPEIIAVAVMYLAGRLCKFEIQEWTSKPMYRRWWEQFVQDVPVDVLEDICHQILDLYSQGKQQMPHHTPHQLQQPPLPQSTPQVPPVPPSQPAQGSEPPPPQQKDSQTSAQLPPPPQQAQQPKKPSPQPSPPRQVKRATVVSPKEENKATEPQPPKIPKLETTHPPLPPAHPPPERKPPLSAALGEAEPPGPVDASDLPKVQIPPPAHPAPVHQPPPLPHRPPPPPSNYITGMSTTSSYMSGEGYQSLQSMMKTEGPSYGALPPAYGPPAHLPYHPHVYPPNPPPPPVPPPPASFPPPAIPPPTPGYPPPPPTYNPNFPPPPPRLPPTHAVPPHPPPGLGLPPASYPPPSVPPGGQPPVPPPIPPPGMPPVGGLGRAAWMR; from the exons atgaaggagaacaaagaaaactcAAGCCCTTCAGTAGCGTCAGCCAACCTGGACCACACGAAACCATGTTGGTACTGGGATAAGAAAGACTTGGCTCATACACCCTCTCAACTTGAAGGACTCGACCCAGCCACGGAGGCCCGCTACCGCCGAGAGGGGGCTCGCTTCATCTTTGATGTGGGCACACGTTTGGGACT ACATTATGATACCCTGGCAActggaataatttattttcatcgCTTCTATATGTTTCATTCCTTCAAGCAATTCCCAAGATAT GTAACAGGAGCTTGTTGTCTCTTTCTGGCCGGGAAAGTAGAAGAGACGCCCAAAAAATGTAAAGATATCATCAAAACAGCTCGTAGTTTATTAAATGACGTACAGTTTGGCCAGTTTGGAGATGACCCAAAG gAAGAAGTGATGGTTCTGGAGAGAATCTTACTGCAGACCATAAAGTTTGATTTACAGGTAGAACATCCGTACCAGTTCCTACTCAAATATGCAAAACAACTCAAAG GTGATAAAAACAAGATCCAAAAGTTGGTTCAGATGGCATGGACATTTGTAAATGacag CCTCTGCACGACCCTGTCACTGCAGTGGGAACCAGAGATCATCGCAGTGGCAGTGATGTACCTTGCAGGACGTTTGTGCAAATTTGAAATACAAGAATGGACCTCCAAGCCCATGTATCGGAGATGGTGGGAGCAGTTCGTGCAGGATGTCCCTGTGGATGTTCTGGAAG ACATCTGCCACCAAATCCTGGACCTGTACTCACAAGGAAAACAACAGATGCCTCATCACACGCCCCATCAGCTGCAGCAACCCCCACTGCCCCAGTCTACACCACAAGTGCCGCCAGTGCCGCCGTCGCAGCCGGCTCAGGGCTCCGAGCCGCCGCCGCCCCAGCAGAAGGACTCACAGACGTCCGCCCAGCTGCCCCCGCCGCCACAGCAGGCCCAGCAGCCCAAGAAACCGTCCCCACAGCCCAGTCCTCCCCGCCAGGTGAAGCGAGCCACG GTGGTTTCtcccaaagaagaaaacaaagcaacAG AACCACAACCACCTAAGATCCCCAAGCTTGAGACCACCCACCCACCACtgcctccagcccacccaccaccAG AACGGAAGCCACCCCTCTCGGCTGCCTTAGGGGAGGCTGAGCCACCAGGCCCTGTGGACGCCAGTGACCTCCCCAAAGTCCAGATTCCTCCTCCGGCCCACCCGGCCCCCGTGCACCAGCCACCGCCGCTGCCACACCGGCCACCACCGCCACCCTCCAACTACATAACCGGGATGTCCACCACCAGCTCCTACATGTCCGGGGAGGGCTACCAGAGCCTCCAGTCCATGATGAAGACGGAGGGCCCCTCCTATGGCGCCCTGCCCCCCgcctatggcccaccagctcacCTGCCCTACCACCCCCACGTCTAcccccccaacccacccccaccaccagtgccccctcccccagcctccttccccccacctgcCATCCCACCTCCCACTCCTGGctaccctccccctccacctaccTACAATCCCaacttcccacccccacccccacgcctgCCCCCCACCCATGCCGTCCCACCTCACCCTCCTCCAGGCCTGGGCCTGCCCCCAGCTAGCTACCCGCCTCCATCTGTCCCCCCAGGAGGACAGCCCCCCGTGCCCCCTCCTATCCCCCCACCTGGCATGCCTCCTGTTGGGGGGCTGGGCCGCGCAGCCTGGATGAGATAA